Proteins co-encoded in one Cupriavidus nantongensis genomic window:
- a CDS encoding DNA topoisomerase — protein sequence MTYSVGQRLVGGRARLRAAETTPPRRYSDGTLITAMTNIHRFVTNEADRRILRDTKGIGTDRTRDAIIETLKARGYLKAVKGELHPTEAGIELIEKLPPELRDPVTTAKWEMALGLIAEGKMPPASFDDMIRKMCCALVEGMKSVKFDLSKMGAQQEVDAKPRSEIDHTLPGHGQPCPKCREGTMTGRRLASGKRLVSCSAYPACKHTSWID from the coding sequence ATGACGTATTCGGTTGGGCAGCGGCTTGTAGGGGGCCGCGCCCGTCTTCGGGCGGCCGAGACCACACCTCCGCGGCGATACAGCGATGGAACGTTGATCACGGCTATGACCAACATTCACCGCTTCGTTACGAACGAGGCGGATCGCCGCATTCTGCGGGACACGAAAGGGATAGGTACCGATCGGACTCGCGACGCGATCATTGAAACCTTGAAGGCGCGCGGATACCTCAAGGCCGTGAAGGGGGAACTGCATCCGACAGAGGCTGGGATCGAGTTGATCGAGAAGCTTCCACCGGAACTCAGGGATCCCGTAACCACCGCGAAATGGGAGATGGCGCTAGGGCTGATCGCCGAGGGAAAGATGCCTCCTGCCAGCTTTGACGACATGATCCGCAAGATGTGTTGCGCCCTGGTTGAGGGAATGAAGTCAGTCAAGTTCGACCTCTCCAAAATGGGTGCACAACAGGAGGTAGACGCAAAACCCCGCTCCGAAATCGATCATACGTTGCCAGGCCATGGTCAGCCATGCCCTAAGTGTCGAGAGGGGACGATGACTGGCCGCCGCCTCGCGTCGGGAAAGAGGCTGGTGAGCTGCTCCGCTTACCCCGCTTGCAAACACACTTCATGGATCGACTGA